A region from the Janthinobacterium agaricidamnosum genome encodes:
- a CDS encoding formyltransferase has translation MGAPRAVVFGYHNVGVRCIKVLLAGGVDIALVVTHEDSPTENLWFESVASLCQAEGIPYITPADARAPELLAQVQAARPDMLFSFYYRHMLPASILEVAPAYNMHGSLLPQFRGRAPVNWAVLHGAPQTGATLHEMTVKPDAGAIVAQTAVPILPDDTAFEVFGKVTVAAEQTLWNVLPALLDGTAPRQLNDLRQGGYFGGRTPEDGRIDWKLPAQQVYNLHRAVAPPYPGAFTEVNNVIYTIEKARLSKHSAGSLPPGLAVVDNCIFGVCGDGRMLAISALRAAGEPISAQQLQASLTARVSTH, from the coding sequence ATGGGCGCCCCGCGCGCCGTCGTCTTCGGCTACCACAATGTGGGCGTGCGCTGCATCAAGGTGCTGCTGGCCGGCGGCGTCGATATCGCCCTCGTCGTCACGCACGAAGACAGCCCCACGGAAAACCTGTGGTTCGAATCCGTCGCCAGCCTGTGCCAGGCCGAAGGCATCCCGTACATCACGCCTGCGGACGCGCGCGCGCCCGAGCTGCTGGCGCAGGTGCAGGCGGCCAGGCCGGACATGCTGTTCAGCTTTTACTACCGCCACATGCTGCCGGCCAGCATCCTGGAAGTCGCGCCCGCCTACAATATGCACGGCTCGCTGCTGCCGCAGTTCCGCGGCCGCGCGCCCGTCAACTGGGCCGTGCTGCATGGCGCCCCGCAAACGGGCGCCACCCTGCATGAAATGACGGTCAAGCCCGATGCCGGCGCCATCGTCGCGCAAACGGCCGTACCCATCCTGCCCGACGACACGGCGTTCGAAGTGTTCGGCAAGGTCACGGTGGCGGCGGAGCAAACCTTGTGGAACGTGCTGCCAGCCTTGCTGGACGGCACGGCGCCGCGCCAGCTCAACGATCTGCGCCAGGGCGGCTACTTTGGCGGCCGCACGCCGGAAGACGGCCGCATCGACTGGAAGTTACCCGCGCAGCAGGTGTACAACCTGCACCGGGCCGTCGCGCCCCCCTATCCCGGCGCGTTCACCGAAGTCAACAATGTTATTTACACCATCGAAAAAGCCCGTTTAAGCAAGCATTCAGCAGGAAGTTTGCCACCAGGCTTGGCGGTAGTGGATAATTGCATCTTTGGCGTCTGCGGAGACGGCCGCATGCTGGCCATTTCCGCGCTGAGGGCTGCCGGGGAGCCGATTTCGGCTCAGCAATTGCAAGCAAGTCTGACCGCCCGCGTCAGCACACACTGA
- a CDS encoding polysaccharide deacetylase family protein → MLSKPFLTLKIDVDTYRGTREGMGNLVRMLAAHQAKATFLFSLGPDHTGWALRRALRPGFFSKVSRTSVVEHYGLKTLMYGTLLPGPDIGKQCAAQLRAVRDAGFECGIHTWDHTLWQDNVAKRNAAWTITMMRKAANRYEQVFGSKPHTHGAAGWQMNVSAFVEHDTAGYRFASDGRAMLDARGAMVHPGNGPHRVRNGNTILRCVQLPTTLPTLDELLGCEIDGKLITTGNVAAHILSLTADNPRDHVYTLHAELEGQKLAPIFEQLLTGWKAQGYQFAAMGDYYEKIKDADLPICPITWDELPGRSGRLIVQGKAA, encoded by the coding sequence ATGTTGAGCAAGCCGTTCCTGACCCTGAAAATCGACGTCGATACCTATCGCGGCACCCGTGAAGGCATGGGCAATCTGGTGCGCATGCTGGCCGCGCACCAGGCCAAGGCCACCTTTCTGTTCTCGCTGGGCCCCGACCACACGGGCTGGGCCCTGCGGCGCGCCTTGCGGCCCGGCTTTTTCAGCAAGGTGTCGCGCACGTCGGTGGTCGAGCACTACGGCTTGAAAACATTGATGTACGGCACCTTGCTGCCGGGACCCGATATCGGCAAGCAGTGCGCGGCGCAATTGCGCGCCGTGCGCGATGCCGGTTTCGAGTGCGGCATCCACACCTGGGATCACACCCTGTGGCAAGACAATGTGGCCAAGCGCAACGCCGCCTGGACCATTACCATGATGCGCAAGGCCGCCAACCGCTACGAACAGGTGTTCGGCAGCAAGCCGCACACGCACGGCGCGGCCGGCTGGCAAATGAATGTCAGCGCCTTTGTCGAGCACGACACGGCCGGCTACCGCTTTGCCTCCGATGGCCGCGCCATGCTCGACGCGCGCGGCGCAATGGTGCATCCGGGCAATGGCCCGCACCGCGTGCGCAATGGCAACACCATCCTGCGCTGCGTGCAATTGCCCACCACCCTGCCCACCCTGGACGAACTGCTGGGCTGCGAAATCGACGGCAAGCTGATCACCACCGGCAATGTTGCCGCGCATATCCTGTCACTGACGGCGGACAACCCGCGCGATCATGTGTATACCTTGCATGCGGAACTTGAAGGACAGAAACTCGCCCCCATTTTCGAACAACTGCTGACTGGCTGGAAAGCCCAGGGCTACCAGTTTGCGGCGATGGGCGATTATTATGAAAAGATAAAAGATGCGGACTTGCCAATTTGCCCCATCACCTGGGATGAGTTGCCCGGGCGTTCGGGACGCCTGATTGTGCAGGGCAAAGCGGCCTGA
- the yidD gene encoding membrane protein insertion efficiency factor YidD, which produces MASTAGTGLSLSLSLCHVSHACGLAAILFCRPVVCSSQCRKANGKGSNIFTFDTCGKHLVLWAIRVYQRHLSPWKGFRCAYRVLTGRDSCSAYGYKVIARHGLRAGLALLQRRLRACGEHHRRYLALHPQTRRSARRQAQAGFCDCDVPLLDCACDCADVASLADCSRPGRGKNPAWFRNGYTASAALKRQQEEHRKKIRQRQESDS; this is translated from the coding sequence ATGGCGAGCACGGCAGGCACCGGCCTCTCTCTCTCTCTCTCTCTTTGCCACGTGTCCCATGCATGCGGGCTTGCCGCTATTCTTTTTTGCAGACCTGTCGTATGCTCGAGTCAGTGCCGCAAGGCAAACGGCAAAGGAAGCAATATTTTCACCTTCGACACCTGCGGCAAGCACCTGGTCCTGTGGGCGATCCGCGTCTACCAGCGCCATCTATCTCCCTGGAAAGGATTTCGCTGCGCCTACCGCGTGCTGACGGGGCGCGACAGCTGCTCCGCCTATGGCTACAAGGTCATCGCGCGTCACGGCTTGCGCGCCGGACTGGCGCTGCTGCAACGGCGTCTGCGCGCCTGCGGCGAACACCATCGCCGATACCTGGCGCTGCATCCGCAGACGCGGCGCAGTGCGCGCCGCCAGGCCCAGGCGGGATTTTGCGACTGCGACGTACCTCTGCTGGACTGCGCTTGCGACTGCGCCGACGTGGCCAGCCTGGCTGATTGCTCCCGGCCGGGCCGCGGCAAGAACCCGGCGTGGTTCCGCAACGGCTATACGGCCAGTGCCGCACTGAAACGGCAGCAGGAAGAACACCGCAAGAAGATCAGGCAGCGACAGGAATCGGATAGCTAA
- a CDS encoding peroxiredoxin, with product MADSQSLVSIPDFSAAMTSGKTFQLLGRPAKATVLFFYPKDNTPGCTTENIAFRDAYPQFVAAGVEIYGISRDSLRSHESFKAKLELPFELISDPDEAVCLLFNVMKMKQMYGKTVRGVERSTFVIDAQGRLVKEWRGVKVATHVEEVLEFVAHLN from the coding sequence GTGGCTGATAGCCAATCCCTCGTTAGCATACCCGACTTTAGTGCCGCCATGACCAGCGGCAAGACCTTTCAGTTGCTGGGCCGCCCGGCCAAGGCCACGGTACTGTTTTTCTATCCGAAGGACAACACCCCTGGCTGCACCACTGAAAACATCGCCTTCCGTGACGCGTATCCGCAATTTGTCGCCGCCGGCGTGGAAATCTACGGCATCAGCCGCGATTCCCTGCGCTCGCACGAAAGCTTCAAAGCCAAGCTGGAGCTGCCGTTCGAGCTCATTTCCGACCCGGACGAAGCCGTTTGCCTGCTGTTTAACGTCATGAAGATGAAACAGATGTACGGCAAGACCGTACGCGGCGTCGAGCGCAGTACGTTTGTGATTGACGCCCAGGGCCGATTGGTGAAAGAATGGAGAGGCGTGAAGGTCGCAACTCACGTGGAAGAAGTGCTGGAATTCGTAGCGCATCTGAATTGA
- a CDS encoding PhoH family protein, whose protein sequence is MPLPKLPSKPATILATQDYPTAGAARPATKTPAAKKVAAPIIEAAIAEVAKPVRNAATKIKQVAALMVAKPVPAPAPVAAAPAAVAAPAAKAKPAAKGKVTPIKPVKQAEQPHPAKHKPVEVQLKSSASRAADQRGISKLFVLDTNVLMHDPSSLFRFEEHDVYLPMMTLEELDNHKKGMTEVARNARQVSRTLDALISNTDDDAIEHGILLSKLGNKDAKGRLFFQTRLQSADLPVGLPVGKADNQILAVVRSLESEQEGRPVVLVSKDINMRIKARALGLPAEDYFNDHVLEDTDLLYSGIVQLPDDFWNKHGKDMESWQESKNGYSSTFYRVTGPFIPSLLVNQFIYLEPKNGETPFYGQVKQINGKTAVLQTLRDFSHTKNNVWGVTARNREQNFALNLLMNPECDFVTLLGQAGTGKTLLALAAGLAQVLETKLYNEIIVTRVTVPVGEDIGFLPGTEEEKMSPWMGAFDDNLEVLNKSDSDGGEWGRAATQDLIRSRIKIKSLNFMRGRTFVNKFLIIDEAQNLTPKQVKTLVTRAGPGTKILCLGNIAQIDTPYLTEGSSGLTYVVDRFKGWTHSGHVTLARGERSRLADHASEVL, encoded by the coding sequence ATGCCACTGCCAAAATTACCGAGCAAGCCAGCCACCATCCTGGCCACCCAAGATTACCCAACCGCAGGCGCAGCGCGCCCGGCCACCAAAACCCCGGCAGCCAAGAAAGTGGCTGCACCGATCATTGAAGCGGCGATCGCCGAAGTTGCCAAACCGGTCCGCAATGCGGCCACGAAGATCAAGCAAGTGGCGGCCCTGATGGTCGCCAAGCCAGTGCCAGCCCCGGCGCCGGTTGCGGCCGCGCCTGCCGCCGTTGCCGCGCCTGCAGCGAAAGCCAAGCCGGCGGCAAAAGGCAAGGTCACGCCAATCAAGCCCGTCAAGCAGGCAGAGCAGCCGCATCCGGCCAAGCACAAGCCTGTGGAAGTGCAGCTCAAGTCGTCCGCCAGCCGCGCCGCCGATCAGCGCGGCATCAGCAAGCTGTTCGTGCTCGACACGAACGTGCTGATGCACGATCCATCGTCGCTGTTCCGCTTCGAGGAACACGATGTGTACCTGCCGATGATGACCCTGGAAGAGCTGGACAACCACAAAAAGGGCATGACGGAAGTGGCCCGCAATGCGCGCCAGGTGTCGCGCACGCTCGATGCCCTGATCAGCAACACGGATGACGACGCCATCGAACACGGCATCCTGCTGTCCAAGCTGGGCAACAAGGACGCCAAGGGCCGTCTGTTCTTCCAGACGCGTTTGCAAAGCGCCGACCTGCCGGTAGGCTTGCCAGTGGGCAAGGCCGACAACCAGATCCTGGCCGTCGTGCGTTCGCTCGAGTCGGAACAGGAAGGCCGCCCCGTCGTGCTGGTGTCGAAAGACATCAACATGCGCATCAAGGCGCGCGCCCTGGGCTTGCCGGCCGAAGATTACTTCAACGACCATGTGCTGGAAGACACGGACTTGCTGTACTCGGGCATCGTGCAATTGCCGGACGACTTCTGGAACAAGCACGGCAAGGACATGGAATCGTGGCAGGAAAGCAAGAACGGCTACAGCTCCACCTTCTACCGCGTGACGGGCCCGTTCATTCCATCGTTGCTGGTCAACCAGTTCATCTACCTGGAACCGAAAAACGGCGAAACGCCGTTCTACGGCCAGGTGAAGCAGATCAACGGCAAGACGGCAGTGCTGCAAACCCTGCGCGACTTCAGCCACACGAAGAACAATGTGTGGGGCGTGACGGCGCGCAACCGCGAGCAGAACTTCGCGCTGAACCTGCTGATGAATCCGGAATGCGATTTCGTCACCCTGCTGGGTCAGGCCGGTACCGGCAAGACCCTGCTGGCCCTGGCCGCCGGCCTGGCGCAAGTGCTGGAAACCAAGCTCTACAATGAAATCATCGTCACCCGCGTGACGGTGCCCGTCGGCGAAGACATCGGTTTCCTGCCAGGCACGGAAGAAGAAAAGATGTCGCCATGGATGGGCGCCTTCGACGACAACCTGGAAGTGCTGAACAAGTCCGACTCCGATGGCGGCGAATGGGGCCGCGCGGCAACGCAAGACCTGATCCGCTCGCGCATCAAGATCAAGTCGCTCAACTTCATGCGCGGCCGCACGTTCGTCAACAAGTTCCTCATCATCGATGAAGCGCAAAACTTGACGCCAAAACAGGTCAAGACCCTGGTCACGCGCGCCGGTCCCGGCACGAAGATCCTGTGCCTGGGCAACATCGCCCAGATCGACACGCCGTACCTGACGGAAGGCTCGAGCGGCCTGACCTACGTGGTCGACCGCTTCAAGGGCTGGACCCACAGCGGCCACGTCACCCTGGCCCGCGGCGAGCGTTCGCGCCTGGCCGACCACGCCAGCGAAGTGCTGTAA
- a CDS encoding DegT/DnrJ/EryC1/StrS family aminotransferase: protein MTSTLPFLPFSKPTIDEATIAAVGEVLRSGWITSGPKVQAFEAQLSEYFGGRPVRTFNSGTCTMEIALRIAGIGPGDEVITTPVSWVATANVIIEVGATPVFADIDPVTRNIDLDKLEAAITPRTKAIIPVYLSGLPVDMDRLYAIAEKYNLRVVEDAAQAFGSTWKGKRIGAFGDFVSFSFQANKNITTGEGGCLVLNNLEEAKLAEKYRLQGVTRSGVDGIDVDVLGGKYNMSDIMAAIGLGQFANIDAITAHRRALARHYFAQFGSDFEAASGARLPVQDFENSNWHLFQIILPDNGPGTRAAFMHAMAQQNVGTGYHYAPIHLFTMYRERGFTEGMFPVSEQIGRLTVTLPMFYAMTTQDVERAVATVKSILIK, encoded by the coding sequence ATGACCTCTACCCTGCCCTTTTTGCCTTTTTCCAAACCCACCATCGATGAGGCGACCATCGCCGCCGTCGGCGAGGTGCTGCGCTCGGGCTGGATCACCAGCGGCCCGAAAGTGCAGGCATTCGAAGCCCAGCTGTCCGAGTATTTCGGCGGGCGTCCCGTGCGCACCTTCAATTCGGGCACGTGCACCATGGAAATCGCGCTGCGCATCGCCGGTATTGGCCCCGGCGACGAAGTCATCACCACGCCCGTGTCGTGGGTCGCGACGGCCAACGTCATCATCGAAGTGGGCGCCACGCCCGTGTTCGCCGATATCGATCCCGTCACCCGGAATATCGACCTCGACAAGCTGGAAGCGGCCATCACTCCGCGTACGAAAGCCATCATCCCCGTCTACCTGTCCGGCCTGCCCGTTGACATGGACCGCCTGTACGCGATTGCTGAAAAATACAATTTAAGGGTCGTGGAAGACGCGGCGCAGGCGTTCGGCTCCACCTGGAAAGGCAAGCGCATCGGCGCGTTTGGCGACTTCGTCTCGTTCAGCTTCCAGGCCAACAAGAACATCACCACGGGCGAAGGCGGCTGCCTCGTCCTGAACAACCTGGAAGAAGCGAAGCTGGCCGAGAAATATCGGCTGCAGGGTGTCACCCGCAGCGGCGTGGACGGCATCGACGTCGACGTGCTGGGCGGCAAATACAACATGAGCGACATCATGGCCGCCATCGGCCTGGGCCAGTTCGCCAATATCGACGCCATCACGGCCCACCGCCGCGCGCTGGCGCGCCACTATTTCGCGCAGTTCGGCAGCGACTTTGAAGCGGCCAGCGGCGCCCGGCTGCCCGTGCAGGACTTTGAAAACAGCAACTGGCATCTGTTCCAGATCATCCTGCCCGACAACGGCCCCGGCACGCGCGCCGCGTTCATGCACGCCATGGCGCAGCAAAACGTGGGAACGGGCTATCATTACGCACCGATCCACCTGTTTACCATGTACCGCGAACGCGGCTTTACCGAGGGCATGTTCCCCGTCTCGGAACAGATCGGCCGCCTGACCGTGACCTTGCCGATGTTCTACGCCATGACGACACAGGACGTGGAACGCGCCGTCGCCACCGTCAAATCCATTCTCATCAAATGA
- a CDS encoding NAD-dependent succinate-semialdehyde dehydrogenase, with protein sequence MSYQTTNPYSEQIEQTFTSHSDAQMDNILAQAATAFESDWRQRSFAERKAVVKKAAMLLKEQGDAFAKLITVEMGKLFKEAQQEVSLCVKILDYYADNAEQFLAPKQLDVKRGEARVEIAPLGVIFCVEPWNFPYYQLARVAGPNLMAGNTLVVKHASNVPQCALAFEKLFLDAGAPAGAYSNAFLSSEQVATAIADPRVQGVALTGSERAGASVAATAGKALKKTTMELGGSDAFIVLDDADMDLAVKLAVIGRIQNAGQVCDGSKRFILLDSIADTFVERFQAELAKLQPGDPMDPATTLAPLSSKSALELAVKQVGQAVEGGAKVLLGGKRIERAGYFMAPTILTEVTPGNPVYYQEFFAPVAMIFRVKDDDAAIALANDSPFGLGGTIITADVARGKRLASRIDTGMVFINSPAVTAPELPFGGVKHSGYGRELSDLGIMEFVNRKLVLVG encoded by the coding sequence ATGAGCTATCAGACCACGAATCCCTACAGCGAACAGATCGAGCAGACCTTCACATCGCATAGCGATGCGCAAATGGACAATATACTGGCCCAGGCAGCCACTGCTTTCGAGAGCGACTGGCGCCAGCGCAGCTTTGCCGAGCGCAAGGCAGTCGTCAAGAAAGCGGCCATGCTGCTGAAGGAACAAGGCGATGCCTTCGCCAAGCTGATCACCGTGGAAATGGGCAAGCTGTTCAAGGAAGCGCAGCAGGAAGTGTCGCTGTGCGTGAAAATCCTCGACTACTACGCGGATAATGCTGAGCAATTTCTCGCTCCCAAACAACTAGACGTCAAGCGCGGCGAGGCCCGCGTGGAAATCGCGCCGCTGGGCGTGATCTTCTGCGTCGAGCCGTGGAATTTCCCGTATTACCAGCTGGCCAGGGTCGCGGGTCCGAATTTGATGGCGGGCAATACCCTGGTAGTGAAACACGCGTCCAACGTGCCCCAGTGCGCACTGGCCTTTGAAAAACTGTTCCTTGACGCGGGCGCGCCGGCAGGCGCCTACAGCAACGCATTCTTGTCCAGCGAGCAAGTGGCCACCGCCATTGCCGACCCGCGCGTGCAGGGCGTGGCGCTGACGGGCAGCGAGCGTGCCGGCGCCTCCGTGGCGGCCACGGCCGGCAAGGCCCTGAAGAAAACCACGATGGAACTGGGCGGCAGCGACGCCTTCATCGTCCTGGACGACGCCGACATGGACCTGGCCGTCAAGCTGGCCGTCATCGGCCGCATCCAGAATGCGGGCCAGGTGTGCGACGGCTCGAAACGCTTTATCCTGCTCGACAGCATTGCCGATACCTTTGTCGAGCGCTTCCAGGCCGAACTGGCCAAGCTGCAGCCAGGCGACCCGATGGATCCCGCCACGACCCTGGCGCCGCTGTCGAGCAAATCGGCGCTGGAGCTGGCCGTCAAGCAAGTCGGCCAGGCCGTGGAAGGCGGCGCGAAAGTGCTGCTGGGCGGCAAGCGCATTGAGCGTGCCGGCTACTTCATGGCACCGACCATCCTCACCGAAGTCACGCCTGGCAATCCCGTCTACTACCAGGAATTCTTTGCCCCCGTCGCCATGATTTTCCGCGTCAAGGATGACGACGCGGCGATCGCCCTGGCCAACGATTCTCCCTTCGGCCTCGGTGGCACCATCATCACGGCAGACGTCGCGCGCGGCAAACGCCTGGCCAGCCGCATCGACACGGGCATGGTATTCATCAACTCGCCCGCCGTCACGGCGCCTGAACTGCCATTTGGCGGCGTGAAACATTCGGGTTACGGCCGCGAATTGTCCGACCTGGGCATCATGGAATTCGTCAACCGCAAGCTGGTGCTGGTCGGCTGA
- a CDS encoding glycosyltransferase has translation MKPELSVIIPIYNEQDGLASLFARLYPALDALQTSYEIIFINDGSRDNSVAILAEQFRQRPDVTRVILFNGNYGQHMAILAGFEASRGQIMVTLDADLQNPPEEIGNLVAKMREGYDYVGSIRRKRQDSAWRTLASKMMNRLRERITNIKITDQGNMLRAYGRNVIDLVNQCAEVNTFVPALAYTFARKPTEITVEHEERAAGESKYSLYSLIRLNFDLVTGFSLIPLQIFSMLGMAMSLGSALLVVFLLVRRFLLGAEAEGVFTLFAIAFFFMGVILFGIGLVGEYVGRIFQQVRARPRYVVQTILQDGMVQAEAEAPSYVRLEKRQVSR, from the coding sequence ATGAAACCTGAACTGTCCGTAATCATTCCGATCTACAACGAGCAGGATGGCCTGGCCAGCCTGTTCGCCCGCCTGTATCCGGCCCTCGACGCCTTGCAGACGAGCTACGAGATCATCTTCATCAATGATGGCAGCCGCGACAACTCGGTGGCCATTCTGGCGGAACAGTTCCGCCAGCGCCCCGACGTCACACGCGTGATCTTATTCAACGGCAATTATGGCCAGCACATGGCCATCCTGGCCGGTTTTGAAGCCTCGCGCGGGCAGATCATGGTCACGCTCGACGCCGACCTGCAGAACCCGCCCGAAGAAATCGGCAACCTGGTGGCGAAGATGCGCGAAGGTTACGATTACGTGGGCTCGATCCGGCGCAAGCGGCAAGATTCCGCCTGGCGCACCCTGGCCTCGAAGATGATGAACCGCCTGCGCGAACGCATCACCAACATCAAGATCACGGACCAGGGCAACATGCTGCGGGCGTATGGCCGCAATGTGATCGACCTGGTCAACCAGTGCGCCGAAGTGAACACCTTCGTGCCCGCCCTCGCCTACACGTTCGCCCGCAAGCCCACGGAAATCACCGTCGAGCACGAGGAAAGGGCCGCCGGCGAGTCGAAATATTCGCTGTACAGCCTGATCCGCCTCAATTTTGACCTCGTCACGGGTTTTTCGCTGATTCCCCTGCAAATCTTTTCCATGCTGGGCATGGCGATGTCGCTGGGCTCGGCGCTGCTGGTGGTCTTCCTGCTGGTACGCCGCTTCCTGCTGGGCGCGGAGGCCGAAGGCGTGTTCACCCTGTTCGCCATCGCCTTCTTCTTCATGGGCGTGATCCTGTTCGGCATCGGCCTGGTGGGCGAATACGTGGGACGCATCTTCCAGCAAGTGCGTGCCCGGCCCCGCTATGTGGTGCAAACCATCTTGCAGGATGGCATGGTCCAGGCGGAAGCCGAGGCGCCATCGTACGTGCGCCTGGAAAAGCGCCAGGTGAGCCGCTGA
- a CDS encoding site-2 protease family protein, whose amino-acid sequence MPPALQLLLCFIVFMLIHISVMAACARLFGITVRSISYGVGPTLLTWGKVRVKLLPLAGNLVLKDTREETLYDDDPCLDAYNFQPLWKQVLLPLSGVAVLLALSLGIMGASGWERFIAAFGHIVAGALAPLSRAQELLGEGETFARTHGFALVFALFSLKLCAFNLLPFAGLNGGQALLSIARGGKPYVTWEETAAKWLLLPGLAILLAWAAAFGWYGWQALGA is encoded by the coding sequence ATGCCTCCCGCCCTGCAGTTGCTGCTCTGCTTCATCGTTTTCATGCTCATCCACATTTCCGTCATGGCGGCCTGCGCCAGGCTGTTCGGCATCACGGTGCGCAGCATCAGCTACGGCGTCGGTCCCACCCTGCTGACCTGGGGCAAAGTGCGCGTCAAGCTGCTGCCGCTGGCCGGCAATCTGGTGCTGAAAGATACGCGTGAGGAAACTTTGTATGACGACGATCCCTGCCTTGACGCCTACAACTTCCAGCCGCTGTGGAAGCAGGTCCTGCTGCCATTGAGCGGCGTGGCCGTGCTGCTGGCCTTGTCACTGGGCATCATGGGAGCCTCGGGCTGGGAGCGCTTTATCGCCGCCTTCGGGCACATCGTCGCTGGCGCGCTGGCGCCGTTGTCGAGGGCGCAGGAATTGCTGGGTGAAGGGGAAACATTTGCCCGCACGCATGGTTTTGCACTGGTGTTCGCCCTGTTCTCGCTGAAACTGTGCGCCTTTAATCTGCTGCCGTTTGCCGGTCTGAATGGGGGCCAGGCGCTGCTGTCCATCGCGCGCGGCGGCAAGCCGTATGTGACGTGGGAAGAGACGGCAGCAAAATGGCTGTTGCTGCCGGGGCTGGCGATCTTGCTGGCGTGGGCAGCGGCGTTCGGCTGGTATGGCTGGCAGGCGCTGGGGGCGTAA
- a CDS encoding bifunctional UDP-4-keto-pentose/UDP-xylose synthase, which yields MKKVLILGVNGFIGHHLSKRILETTDWHVYGMDMNTDRITELLEDDNYKSRMHFFEGDITINKEWVEYHVKKCDVILPLVAIATPSTYVKQPLRVFELDFEANLPIVRSAAKYGKHLVFPSTSEVYGMCHDEEFDPENSELICGPINKPRWIYSNAKQLMDRVIWGYGMEGLNFTLFRPFNWIGAGLDSIHTPKEGSSRVVTQFFGHIVRGENISLVDGGAQKRAFTYIDDGIDALIRIIANKNGIASGKIYNIGNPTNNYSIRDLAGMMLTLAAEYPEYAEGAKHVNIVETTSGAYYGAGYQDVQNRVPKITNTCEELGWAPTTTMADSLRNIFDAYRSQVAQAKALMD from the coding sequence ATGAAAAAAGTCCTCATCTTAGGCGTCAACGGCTTCATCGGCCACCACCTGTCCAAGCGCATCCTGGAAACCACCGACTGGCATGTCTACGGCATGGACATGAACACGGACCGCATCACGGAATTGCTGGAAGATGACAACTACAAGTCGCGCATGCACTTCTTCGAAGGCGACATCACGATCAACAAGGAATGGGTCGAGTACCACGTCAAGAAATGCGACGTGATCCTGCCGCTGGTGGCCATCGCCACGCCGTCGACCTACGTCAAGCAGCCGTTGCGCGTGTTCGAACTGGACTTCGAAGCCAACCTGCCTATCGTGCGCTCGGCCGCCAAGTACGGCAAGCACCTGGTCTTCCCGTCGACCTCGGAAGTGTATGGCATGTGCCATGACGAGGAATTCGATCCGGAAAACTCGGAACTGATCTGCGGCCCGATCAACAAGCCGCGCTGGATCTATTCGAACGCCAAGCAGCTGATGGACCGCGTGATCTGGGGCTACGGCATGGAAGGCTTGAACTTCACCCTGTTCCGTCCATTCAACTGGATCGGCGCGGGCCTGGACTCGATCCACACGCCGAAAGAAGGTTCCTCGCGCGTGGTGACGCAATTCTTCGGCCACATCGTGCGCGGCGAAAACATCTCGCTGGTCGACGGCGGCGCGCAGAAACGCGCGTTCACCTATATCGACGACGGCATCGATGCGCTGATCCGCATCATCGCCAACAAGAACGGCATCGCCAGCGGCAAGATCTACAACATTGGCAATCCGACCAATAACTATTCGATCCGCGACCTGGCCGGCATGATGCTGACCCTGGCCGCCGAGTACCCGGAATACGCCGAAGGCGCGAAACACGTGAACATCGTGGAAACGACTTCGGGTGCCTACTACGGCGCCGGCTACCAGGACGTGCAGAACCGCGTGCCGAAAATCACGAATACCTGCGAAGAGCTGGGCTGGGCGCCGACCACCACCATGGCCGATTCCCTGCGCAATATTTTCGACGCCTACCGCAGCCAGGTAGCCCAAGCCAAAGCCTTGATGGATTAA